The Mus caroli chromosome 15, CAROLI_EIJ_v1.1, whole genome shotgun sequence DNA segment tctttctaaaaataaatatttagaaagcagtttaaCAGGATGACCTTTTACCAAAATAATAGGTTCCCTCTTGAAGCTATGATTTCCCTAGGCATAAATCTTGACCATGATAACTGTATCAGGCCTGAGCCTGTGGAAGGGCCTCAAGTCTAATCAAGAGATCAACATGGGAGCATGTTGTCTTGCCACTATTGCACTAATGAACACATTTTATTCGGTAGGTTAGTATTGTAGCTTGTATGGTAAGTCGATTGACTACTTTTCTCGCCCAGCATCCTgaacccccctccctcccccccccccccccaaacagcaGTAATTCGACTGTGGGTTATTAAAAAACAGAAGTTAGAAGAAAGGTTATGGGTAGAGTTTGAAGGAAAAATTTGTGGGGAAATGGATGTGATTAAGatacttgtatgcatgtataaatttttcaaagaataaaatgaaacaaggGCAGGAAATGTGGACTAGAGTAGCCAGAGAAGTTTTTGGCTTCAGGATGGTCATTGAAAAAATGGTTAGAGTTAGATACAGTCAAGAGACACAGGGAAGCATCCAAATAGAGGAAATAGTATGAGCAAGGGCGGGAGGAACAAAGGTCCTTCCAGTGGCTTAGAAGCAACATGGGCTGCCCAGAAGTGCCATGTGGAGGAAGGAATTGAAGAAACAGTTGCAGGAATGATGATagtgtgaggtgtgtatgtgaTTTGGGATTCTTAAatttcttccattgtccttaaaTCCCTGCTTATTCACTTGATCATTTGTTTCTTAAGTTCTAGTTTAGGTTTAGAACTTTGCAGTATTTATTGAACTATGCTaatcatatgaaaatataaaaaaatgttttcaggttacaaaaagaaaaatctatctagctatctatccagtcatccatccatacacacacacacacacacacacgacattgTCTTTGGAGTCATGCATGTGATAATAATATGTTTCTTGTTTATACTTCTTTTGTAAAAGCCTGGTGTCTACTTAAAgtgtttaatttttctataaGATCGCCAAGGCTTGTTTCTAGTAACAGTGGTTAATATTGACTTGCTAGCATGAGATCTGGCACAGAAAGTGAATGTGCTTCGTATCTATAAGTGGACAGATGCAGGAAGGGAAAGGCACAGCTGGGTGCACAGCATGGTAGAGATGCTGCTACTGAGTGTGCTGCTACTGAGCTGAGTGTCACACAGTTGCCATCCTCAGTTCCTCCAGTTTTTCCTGTTGATATGCGAACAACTCCTATCTTGATGCTTTCTAAGTTACATTCTAGCTTATATTTGACATGCAAGAGTATTTTGCCACTTTAGTACAAATGTAAATCTCACTGAGAATATGATCTTTATCACATATCATATctaggatccagatatagctgtctcttgtgagactatgccggggcctagcaaacacagaagtggatgcccacggtcagctattggatggatcacagggctcccagtggaggagctagagaacgtaaccaaggagctaaagggatctgcaaccctataggtggaacaataatatgaactacccagtacccaccaggagctcgtgtctctagctgcatatgtatcagaagatggcctagtcggccatcagtggaaagagaggcccattggtcttgcaaactttatctgcctcagtacaggggaacgacagggccaagaagtggtagtgggtgggtgggggagtgggtggggaatcaggtgggggacttttgggatagcattggaaatgtaaatgaaataaatacctaattaaaaataaaagtaacttttcaAGAGAGCCAATGATTGTTCCTGTAGAAATACTGTTTCTGTaaataatggttttatttttgtgagatAATTCTAATATATATGTCTTTTCacaataaatttcaaaattcttcagTAAAAATCAAAGTTACATACAGCTAACTTATCAGGACTTAATTTGTCCATAccctaaggaaaaaaaactaGTTTAAAAGTGTTTAAACATGGAAAGAGAAAGTATCTTTAATAACTCAGTGGAGTACATTCAGGAGACTGTGGCTGTGTTAGTGCAATCACAAGGCATCTTTTTACATTATACCACTATTGTTAGATTCCAAATGCTGCTATAATGTTGCATGATACTTTCTAATCTGATTGCTCCTATTTCAGGAACATTCACAGTTCAGTTTTATGATGGCGTAATCCGTTGTTTAAAAAGAATGCACATTAAAGCCATGCCTGAGGATGCTAAGGGGCAGGTAAGAGTGTTCAGTATTCCTGGCTACTGAAGGGATGTCTTCCTGAATGGTATTTGATCaacatacatatttatgcatttttaaatgaactaatTGTAGGGTTATGTGCTGAGAGCCCCAAATAGCAGCAAGAAAGAGAAGcatattatgtaaaataaattatacacttGATTTTTGCTTCTTTGGTTTTAGACCTGCTAAAGTTATAGGTCACTAGTTTCTGTTCCAGGTGAAATCCCAGCATCCACTAAGCTGGTGTTGTCCTATCGACCCAGCTGGATCGTGTAACCAGTCTATGGGAAGTGAGGTAAGTgcctttttgcttttaaatttttttgtttgttttatctggtATAAAGTCTTATTTAGAAagctaatttttaatatgaaattttaCGTAAGTTTCttatcttcttctttccttctacaaATCATAGTTATTCACCTTCCTTAAAAGGCGCTTACCTGACACTCTGAAGGCTGTTTCAGATAGGGCTCTCTGAGTAGCATAATAAAAGCAGGACCTTCTATGCTTTGCTACTGTCAAAGCAGGAATAAACGGTGAGCATTTTAAGGAGAGTCTGGGTTGGAGCCATGTTCCATTTGCTGAATATAGTTCCTCAAACATTGGAAAGAAAGGTGCCATTAGAAAcgaaaagtattttcttttatgttctgCTGTTATTTGGGATTTTCAGCACCTGGACCTACAATTAATTTATGAACTTGAAAGTAATCAATGAAAATGTCTAATGTGAAAATATATTCCCTACTTGTTTTATAACATGTAGTTAAAATTTATATCCTAAAGTATGTTAAAAATCACATGGTAACTTTCTGGTAGGCATGAGCATTTTATGGTCTGCAAATGTCTaattccatattttaaataattatttttgagtaTTCTGGAAAGTGTGATTGCTTCTGAGAAGAGTTCTATAAATGTAAATTCAGTTTAAAGTAAAAATGCTTTCTATCAGTAAATGACTTTGTATCCTCCTGTGCATCTATTTATATTAATGAAATAGTTTTAAGCAACCAGTGGTGTTCTTTTTAGCATAGTTTGCTACATAACTTtaaatctgtttcttcttttactttaatACTGTGACTCTGTAACTGTAGTTATTCAGAGGTCCTGAAATGGCACTCTTGTTTGTCATTGAACTTTCAAATTGAGACAATGTGCTTTGTGGTTGAATAATGGGCTATATAAATTAGATTTGTTAGATGTCATATTTGGAAGTATTTAGTCCAATCACAGTGTGCATTAACATTAAGATTGATGCCAAAATACAAAACTCCTTAAAGAGTACTCGATTGGCAacatatttccttttaatttttaatttttctttataattcttttttataattcttaattatataaagatttaaaatatttactaagtattttataagttattttatgagtttttttCCCACAACTATGTGTTAGGCaaggttaatatttttttttagagttgGAATACTTTGAGAatctttttatgaaaatataaataaagccaTCTTACACCAACTTAGCAAAGAGTAATACACTGAATAAATTTACAGTGGAAATGTTCTTCTCTAAGCTGTGTTTAGCACCCATGTAAGATGAGACATTAATAGTAGTTTTATGTACATGAACTCccagatttattttcttaagcTCAAATAAGAGTCTCAATGCTATTGTTCCTGACTTTGGGAGAGTTGGTTGATGCTACCTCACCTCTGATTGCATTTTGACGATAGCTTGACCTTTTCAAGAAATTTTAGAAATGCTTCTGTTGGAAGTGTAAGCTGTAGGCCTTCTTGAACTGTGTTTGCAGACATTGCTCTTCAGTTGGGTGTATAGTATGGTAGACATAGTGACTATTCTGTCCTTATCCCTGTCTTGTATATAATTTTGAATGGAATGGTAGTGTTGATCTGTAGTCATAAAGCTGACATTTCCTAGGATAGAGACCATTCTCACACTTAGTAAGGTATCTTACTACTTGTTGTTCTTCCTGATACCCTACCCTTAAGCATAGCAGCAATAACTGCAGGGTGAGAGACTGAGGCATATTTAAATTTGAAACTTCACACCTTCATTCTTTCTGAAAGTGTACTAATGAAAAGTGTGTATTGAAATGCACTGAAGATGGGTTTATAAATGGTTATAAATCCCTTGCAATTGATCTTCCTGATATTTTGCATCTGTTGGTTTATTGCTGTTCACAAATCTTTTCATATATACATGGTTGATACTTTTAACCTTACAGTTGAGGTAATTATTTAATCACATAGCTATAATGTTTGCCATGATTAACCAATTTATGATTAAGAAGCATTTTTAAGTAATTAAGTTTGAAAGGCACAATGATTCTTCTGCTGTGTCTTTTTTCAAGGTAGAAAGAAACTTGAGATGGAAATTGCCCCTAGCCATGTCTAACATTGCTCTGTCTactgaagcaaacaaacaaaacagctgcAGTGTGTAACCTATATACACCCTGCATGAGGCACTTCTGGTGTGGTTATGCTTACTTCTCTTCATCTCCTTTGTTGAcctttccttgctttttctttgttgaagttTCTCTCCTCACTACTTCTTTGTGAGCCTTTAAGCTCAACCTGTGGCAGTCTCCAGCTAATTCTTCTTCACCTAAATCCTCACCATACCTCCAGTTGTATACACTGGCTTCTTTGCCTTCGTTTAATATCTTTATCTCATTTGGAAGTCTTGTTTCCCCCTTTTATCTGTCCAGTTTTTAAGCCGCTTctcttaatttttacatttagaaACCAACTCCTATACCCTTATCTCTGAAGTCTcccattagtttttcttttcagtcAGATTAAGTGTCTTCTGTTATCTTATGATATATTTGTATATCCTATCACATCAActtatcttcatttcttttaaagatgctttcatatagtccaggctgttcttgaacttcctatgtagctgaggataaccttgaacttctaatctttcTTGCTTATACCTTCCCATCACACTATCTTATGGTTAATTGTATATCTCTGTAAATTCCTTAAGTAGCCTCTTTTCCTTTATCAGCTTTTGTGTTTTAATGTTAGACTGATAACCTGGATAGTCTTGTGAGACATTCAATATAAAATGGACAAAAAAACCATGTTATATAAATTACATGACATTTGCAGATCATTTCAATGATAGAGGGAGAGATAACTGTAGATACATTTGTTATTTGCAGTGGCCTGTTTATCCTCACTGTGTATTTTCAAGGGTAAATAGTTAGCacccatatttttgttttaatttgttaacAGTAGTGCTTATGTTAATTTGTGCATTCTAATAATTAAATTCATCTTATGTTATAAAATGATATTCAGTAGAATAAGAACTGTGTAAGCTGGATGGATTTTATTGTCCATTTAGACAGTGCTTTAGGGGCAGGAGTGAAAGATTAACTCTGTAGAAACAttacaaatgtttatttaaaacacatttttaactaAAATTCTATATAGAACCATTTGATACTTCTTTACAGTGTTTTatactttcaaaataattttgaattaaaaGTAACACGATTTATTTAGGGTGGGGAAGATACCTCAGCAAATAAAGGCAGTTGCTGCCAAGTTTAATGACCTAGTgtgagctgagtttgatcccaggaacccacatggtggaaggacttATATAAATTTTCCCACAAGCATGCCATTGCATGTACACTCCCATCCCCTTACCCCACagcaaataaatgtttaaaaagagtaTTTTAATACCTAACGAAATTCCTTTACTAGTATTATAAAGGGTGTGATAAATTGATTCTtaagtttaaatgtttaaaaagtaaaatcacagTTTGGTTTCTAAGAAGTTAACCATGAATCAAATGTATGTGCATCTTAAAAAGGAATAGTAGCTTGTTCAGtagtaaaacatttttcttaatacTTATAAAGTAAGGTGTAATTCTCTTCTGTGTGATCCACtgtattatgaaaatgaaaagtaataTCACTTTTAACTCTGAAATGTTGAAGCATATCACGTAGCATTCTAAATTTTCTATAGGCTTTTAAAGCtgtttttgattaattttatgaAAACCTATGCAAGGCCTATTTGCCATtcgatttttttttcattttcaattcagTTAATTAGTTTATCAATCTAAAATCTCACCCCTGCTGATAGTCAGCCACGTAAATATAGTTAGCctaatttttacatgtatgtatgtttgagtaGCTGTCAAGATGCAACTTTTTTATGTCTTAGTGAAACTAAAGTTGGATTTTTAATActtcacattttgtttttcctttggaggACTGGATTGCTTTAGTCAaagcagctgctgcagctgcagcgAAAAATAAAACAGGGACTAAACCTCGAACCAGTGCTAACagcaataaagagaaagagagagatgggggaaaatGGTTCAAATTACCTTCAAAGAAGGCAGAGACTTCAACGTGCATAGTCACAGCAGAgattgagaagaaggaagaactaCCCACATCCAGTGAGACATTTGGTACAAAatacattcttcttttcctttctcctgacacAGGTGTTTACCTACCTGAGGTAGCAAATTAGCCAAAATCCTTAGGTTGCCTATAATTTTGAACTTAGAATTAAATTATTTGCTCCTAGCATAATAGGTGActgattttattatctttattatcaGAATATATGTAACTCTGAAGATTAAAGGTCTAACGTCAGTACTTGACATTACCTCCTTTCAGTATTCTTGAGTATAAATTATATGATATTAGTAggtttttgtttgaaattttttattttagtttttaaggaATTGTGCTGTTTCAGTGAACTATATAGAGGAAGCAGTAAGATATTATTTTCAAGCTTCAATTCAAGAATAGTTACTTAGTatgcttttatttctgttgtaTCAGTCACGAGGGATTTGTGTTTGTCATAATCAAGCACTAAGTTTTTAACCAAAATACAAATGCTTTTACTAACTTGCTGTCTATTAATTATATGTCTTAATTTTGGATTCCAGACAAACTCTCATATATGTGTTCTGTTAAAAGTAGGACTTCACATAGACACCGTTCCAAAGATCGTCTTTCCACAGCCAGAGAGCACATTAACaaacaagaggaaaaataatCAAGGCAACTCATTTCAGGCAAAGAGAGCCCGACTTAACAAGATTACTGGTAAACTACAATGATTCTCTTGGTGGAGGGGAGTAGGGGGTGCTAGAGACTTCATGTTAGTTTCTTCttaataaaggaaaatggatCTTTTGCCTCAGTGTAATAAGTTGATTACTTTCTGGTTTTCAAAGTAAACATCTCTTAACACTGTCAAATAGCATATATTTTCTACCTACCTCACAGGGATGTTGTGAGGATCAATAAGGTCAAATGTTGCAAGAATATAGCCTTAATATCACTTCCATGGTGGAAATAATTTATGTCAGAAATAGGTTATCTGCAGTTACCAACTTGTGGTGGCTTCATTTCCATggctttacatatttttatatataaacaatttCACAGATGCCGAACCTTACTTAAGAATGTAATCTTTTGTGGCAAAAATATGAATATCTGACTAAATTAGTTCTCTGATTCACTTGTTAGTTCCTGCTTTTTTCTTGAGGTTGGCCTCTAGAGTACCTTCTTATCAGGTACTATGTAGTGGGATAGGGATGGTGAAATTACAGGCCATCCTAGCCAGGCTAGTGCTCAAAGAAGAGGGAATTGAAATATTATATCTAGTGCCGGTCATGCTATACCTGACATGTGTAGGCTGTCAGCCTAATATGTTTCTAGTATTTAAATGAAATGATGATTGTAATTCATTTCAAAGTATACTTTAAAGGGAAGGTGAACTATCTGAATGATTTGGACACCTGATTTTTCAGAACAAAATATTTCAAGGGTCTTTAATCtaataaaactgaataaaacatTTGTGCCATTCATTTAAGTACTTTGAAGAAGATTAGCTTCTCTATTAGGTCCAGGGAAAAATATTAATTACgtgttgtggggtttttttgttgttgttgtttttttttttttctgaaggatgACTGGAGCAGAGAGCTCTTGTGAGCTTCTCTGTGACAGGGTTATGATTTCTTTCTGCACTGAGGGGATCAGGCTTGTTCCATTTGTTTGTAGTAACTTCTCTTTAGAAATTGTTAGTCTTGGAGAAATCCATTCTCTTCTCTAAATTGATTGTTCTGCTGTTAACTTGAGTCTACGGTTGTGGCTTAAATACAGAACTCAGTGTACTGCTTGCAGGGCAGAATGGTAAGCTACTTCTCACTCCTGTGATAAAAGAGTGAAACCACACTGTTGGAGGATTCAAGACCAAGGAAGATGGAAATGCCACTGACAGGATACAGCTGATTGGCAGCTTCCCAGCATGAGGGGTTTCTTCCTTCAGCCACATAACCTGCTTTTAATTTCAGCCAGTATATTTTCACATATGCCTGCTTCTAAATTCCTTAACGGGAGGATGGGAGGGCTAAActcaacatttaaagaaataacaaaactaaaagagaaGCCAGCCGAGTCCACATGATACATTAACTCTGCATGACCTTGAAGAGGCAGTAGTAAGGTTAAAAGAACCATTTTCCTTGTTCCTCGGATTAGAATCCAGGTTCCTTAGTAAAGGGACTTTCCTTTCAGTTTTCCTTAGGAATGTCAAATGTAATGGTTAGTACCAGAGTAACACAGAGTCTTACCCATAGGAAGCCATTAAGGTCTTCCCCCACTTTATTTACTCAGAAGATTTACATTTATCACAATCCTTCTAGCAGTTCATCTCTGCTTTTATGTTTGATTTCATGTCACAAGTATGCCATGCATAAGGACAGTAGATAAAGGATTTTCTTCAATCCTAGTCCTGGTGTGCTTGTGTACAGTGTATTTCATTTGTGGTctgtgaagaaaaatgagaacTTGTGTAAAATGCAGATTCATGTTGGAATCTTGCTATATTTTAAACTTACCAAGTTCTACCTGTGTCTTTTTGTCCTTTACTAGAGAGGAGTGGGCAAGAATTGTAGCAGTTTGTTCTTATTTACTTTGAGTCTATCCAAAGATTAGTGATCCAATTATTGGGTAAGTTTAGCTCTGTGATGATAtactttttccttcccttcataTGTATCCTCTGCTGATTGTTGTAGAAAGAATGATAGAGGGATGATGTTTTCAAAGTTTGCAActagaaagaaatgaagttgTATTCTCCTTGGTTTTGAATATGTAATATGCTTTCATGATAGTTCTATCATATGGTATACATAACATTCATTTTAAGGTAGACAGTTTTGCACAGAATCTATAACTTTTAGTAACAAGTTGCAAACAAACTGAGTGTTAGTGAACATGAAAATAGTAACTGTATACATCATAAAGGAATAAAGAATAGTACTTAATACAAGATGTGCTCTCATTGTTATGGACATTGCTGGAAGTTAGAAATGTTTGTGTGATGTCAGGGATTTTtgcaaaatttgaaaaaaatcctgAGATTTAAATTTACTCATGACACATACATTTGATCAAGATTTcaacttctttgttctttgggCACCCACTTTTGTATTCCTGGGAGCATTGGCCTCCTGTTTCTCAGTGAAGTCTATCATTATGGAATGATTTTGTTTGGTGGTATGATTCATGGTAACTTGATGTTCCCCTTCTACTCACTGTTTAATGTCCTGGTGCCATAGCTTGCATTCTGTGAGACAGTCTCCTAGAACAGAACCTGTTTCTAATGTACTGAGAATAAGCATTTGAAATGATTAAAGTTAACTTAATTTGTATCAGTTTTTTCTGAATTCTCATTTACTCTGGATATGAAATTTTTCTTATGATGTTGTCAGGGAAAGATAATTGCATTTGGACTGTCTGTTCCTCCAAGCAGAGGGAGAACCTGCTCTCCAAGTGCTTGTTTTATCATGTGTCCTCTTTTGTTTATGcctactaatttttttaaagttgatatTCTGATCAAGCTTACTGtgtatattttaatgtgtatatttgGCGCTTTTGAATGCTATAGATACCAAGTGTATTTTGAAATTA contains these protein-coding regions:
- the Phf20l1 gene encoding PHD finger protein 20-like protein 1 isoform X10 gives rise to the protein MSKKPPNRPGITFEIGARLEALDYLQKWYPSRIEKIDYEEGKMLVHFERWSHRYDEWIYWDSNRLRPLERPALRKEGLKDEEELFDFKAGEEVLARWTDCRYYPAKIEAINKEGTFTVQFYDGVIRCLKRMHIKAMPEDAKGQDWIALVKAAAAAAAKNKTGTKPRTSANSNKEKERDGGKWFKLPSKKAETSTCIVTAEIEKKEELPTSSETFGLHIDTVPKIVFPQPESTLTNKRKNNQGNSFQAKRARLNKITGLLASKAVGVDGAEKKEDCNATAPVLEQV